One Candidatus Kapaibacterium sp. genomic window carries:
- a CDS encoding SDR family oxidoreductase, with protein sequence MKTVLIYGATSAIAQAAAVNFAQDKWKLLLVAKNENKLNDLSNDLKTRYSANVATFYFDALDEATYQKSFNEALASAGSIDAVLIAHGTLPEQEKIAGNLDAINREIVANGVSVINLATIAANYFEPLGKGMIAVISSVAGDRGRQSNYIYGAAKGFVSTYFQGLRNRMFHKGVSVLTIKPGFVDSPMTSHLPKNFLFASSAAVGKRIFEAMKSGKSGSIYVPGYWRLIMCIVKSIPESLFMKLKM encoded by the coding sequence ATGAAAACAGTATTAATTTATGGTGCAACATCTGCAATAGCTCAAGCTGCAGCCGTTAATTTCGCGCAAGATAAATGGAAATTATTGCTCGTCGCAAAAAACGAGAATAAATTAAATGATTTATCAAACGACTTGAAAACACGTTATTCGGCAAATGTCGCTACATTTTATTTCGATGCACTTGACGAGGCAACATATCAAAAATCCTTCAATGAAGCACTTGCAAGTGCCGGCTCGATTGATGCCGTTTTGATAGCACACGGCACATTGCCCGAGCAAGAGAAAATCGCGGGCAATTTGGATGCAATCAATCGTGAAATCGTCGCTAACGGAGTTTCTGTGATTAATTTGGCAACAATTGCCGCAAATTATTTCGAGCCTTTAGGTAAAGGAATGATTGCAGTGATAAGTAGCGTGGCAGGAGACCGTGGCAGACAAAGCAACTACATTTACGGTGCTGCTAAAGGCTTTGTCAGCACTTATTTCCAAGGTTTACGCAATCGAATGTTCCATAAGGGCGTATCTGTACTGACTATCAAGCCCGGATTTGTGGATTCGCCAATGACTTCACATTTGCCGAAAAACTTTCTTTTCGCATCATCCGCAGCTGTCGGCAAAAGAATTTTCGAAGCTATGAAATCCGGTAAATCTGGTTCGATATATGTTCCGGGATATTGGAGGTTAATCATGTGCATTGTAAAATCCATCCCCGAATCTCTTTTTATGAAATTGAAGATGTGA
- a CDS encoding DUF3943 domain-containing protein, with product MKKDIYKLTVNFLVIISLFCISQDILAQDNNQNLLSALVVYSESSNSEQTIETSQAEKNYLLPAVEIIGLNLSLGAVNTYIFDQDFAKISWRTIKDNFKTGFVSDEDHFLMNQFLHPFHGANYFNAARSNGLSFWESAPYTFGGSLMWELFMENEPPSYNDLITTSFSGITLGEISYRVSNLIIDESSTGFERFLREFTSTVINPMLGFNRLIRGDMWKSGSPNIRPDFKLIASTGVHTVFFSKNINESKTYLSLRANLNYSDRFDVDKHTKPFDYISLHTEVNIAEGNEIVGIFASGVITDSKLKLFDNTDNIIGLYKEIDLFINNVYKLTATSATGQLINRVLLSNSLTMENNISLSAILLGGTNSQYTVEEGKEYNLGPGASGSIGIKFSFYDLGEVYSNYKRYWIYTIAGAEGNEFVGLLNTGINLHLSRKTALGLEFLLYERYGDYKYYENYSSSNTALRLYIHHSI from the coding sequence ATGAAAAAAGATATTTATAAGCTGACCGTTAATTTTCTTGTGATAATAAGTCTGTTCTGCATTTCTCAAGACATATTAGCACAAGATAATAATCAAAATTTACTTTCAGCTTTGGTGGTTTATTCGGAAAGTTCTAATAGTGAACAAACAATAGAAACTTCACAAGCCGAGAAAAATTATCTGCTCCCTGCTGTTGAAATTATCGGGCTAAATCTTTCTCTCGGTGCCGTTAACACATATATCTTCGACCAAGATTTTGCTAAAATCAGTTGGAGAACAATTAAAGATAATTTTAAGACCGGGTTTGTTTCGGATGAAGATCATTTTTTAATGAATCAATTTCTTCATCCATTTCATGGTGCAAATTATTTTAATGCCGCACGTTCTAACGGATTGAGCTTTTGGGAGTCCGCCCCATATACATTCGGCGGAAGTTTAATGTGGGAGCTTTTTATGGAAAACGAGCCTCCTTCTTATAACGATCTAATTACAACTTCTTTCAGCGGAATAACTTTAGGCGAAATATCATATCGTGTTTCAAACTTAATTATAGATGAAAGTTCAACCGGATTTGAAAGATTCTTACGTGAGTTTACGTCAACCGTAATTAATCCTATGCTGGGTTTTAATCGTCTAATACGAGGTGATATGTGGAAATCGGGTTCACCGAATATAAGACCCGATTTCAAACTGATTGCTTCTACCGGGGTTCATACCGTGTTTTTCAGTAAAAACATTAATGAAAGCAAAACATACTTATCTCTTAGAGCAAATCTTAATTATAGCGATCGGTTTGATGTTGATAAACACACAAAACCGTTCGACTATATTTCACTTCACACTGAAGTTAATATTGCCGAAGGAAATGAAATAGTCGGAATATTTGCAAGCGGGGTTATCACAGACAGTAAACTTAAACTTTTTGACAACACCGATAATATAATCGGTCTATACAAAGAAATCGATTTATTTATAAATAATGTATATAAATTAACCGCCACGAGTGCTACAGGGCAATTAATCAACCGCGTTCTACTTTCAAATTCACTAACGATGGAGAATAATATAAGTCTATCGGCAATATTACTGGGCGGCACAAATTCTCAATATACAGTTGAAGAAGGGAAAGAGTATAATCTTGGTCCCGGCGCAAGCGGAAGTATCGGAATAAAATTTAGCTTCTATGATTTGGGCGAAGTCTATTCCAACTATAAAAGATATTGGATTTATACAATAGCCGGTGCAGAAGGAAATGAGTTCGTCGGTTTGCTTAATACCGGAATCAATCTACACTTGTCCCGAAAAACTGCACTCGGTTTAGAATTCCTTTTATATGAACGTTACGGCGATTATAAATATTACGAAAACTACAGCAGCTCAAACACAGCGTTGAGATTGTATATTCATCATTCTATTTAA
- a CDS encoding outer membrane lipoprotein-sorting protein: MSFLSTADVRNMSFMNWSYDNEGKDHDQWIYLPAHKKVKRVSSDSKSDYFIPKCTIFKKLTEL, from the coding sequence ATGTCTTTTCTTTCTACGGCTGATGTGAGAAACATGTCATTTATGAATTGGAGTTATGATAATGAGGGTAAAGACCACGACCAGTGGATTTATCTTCCAGCTCATAAAAAAGTGAAGCGAGTTTCAAGTGACAGTAAAAGCGATTACTTCATTCCGAAATGCACAATATTCAAAAAGCTCACAGAACTATAA